One region of Primulina tabacum isolate GXHZ01 chromosome 1, ASM2559414v2, whole genome shotgun sequence genomic DNA includes:
- the LOC142550570 gene encoding uncharacterized protein LOC142550570, whose product MSELCDSKIRIFTLLFSDLVLYFSAILSHPLYFSYFVFFLPYILKLVSFIYPLFITTFLVLFAVLNGLVHDSFSTEFGQSWVGYLQIACGSVLERLQSKKEVENGGFGCLEDLEMYKIVFGPSVMGVEGNQVEVMEEKSGEHPLQGLQSSVKEEDSFDGDLNLNKCELFTADKVKESSAVGAKIEEKRKESFLKLLDEFERMNPRVDDKKVEARVKKETEKIGEKQIALSSPQGNAYQAAADKINVTNTKWRKEHTPKVEAHSQRLNFNDDYTNENGVENSPTTGSNVGTYGSMRKEKEWRRTLACMLFEERHNVDGGEGMDSLWETYETDSTNPESSKKKNDKKKSEFESDEEYDYEDEMEGNLCCLQAIKLSAGKMNLGVGKPNLVKFSKAVKGFGWLHRVGKKNKKVHNSGDRY is encoded by the coding sequence ATGTCTGAGTTGTGCGATTCCAAGATTAGAATTTTCACGCTTTTATTCTCTGATTTGGTTTTATATTTTTCAGCCATTCTTTCTCATCCGCTCTACTTTTCTTACTTCGTTTTCTTCTTACCTTACATTCTCAAACTCGTATCTTTTATCTACCCTCTTTTCATTACCACTTTCCTTGTCCTCTTTGCTGTTCTTAATGGTCTTGTTCATGATAGTTTCTCCACTGAATTTGGTCAAAGCTGGGTTGGCTATCTGCAGATTGCTTGTGGGTCTGTTTTAGAAAGGTTGCAGTCGAAGAAAGAAGTTGAAAATGGAGGGTTTGGCTGTTTGGAGGATCTTGAAATGTATAAAATTGTGTTTGGCCCTTCAGTGATGGGAGTTGAAGGAAACCAAGTTGAGGTTATGGAGGAAAAATCAGGAGAACATCCTCTGCAAGGATTACAATCAAGTGTTAAAGAAGAAGATTCATTCGATGGAGACCTCAACCTTAACAAATGTGAACTTTTCACTGCTGATAAGGTAAAAGAAAGTTCGGCTGTCGGTGCTAAGATAGAGGAGAAGAGAAAGGAGAGTTTCTTGAAATTGTTGGATGAATTCGAAAGGATGAATCCAAGAGTGGATGACAAGAAAGTCGAGGCACGAGTGAAAAAGGAAACCGAAAAAATAGGTGAAAAACAGATTGCATTGTCGTCACCTCAGGGAAATGCATACCAGGCAGCAGctgataaaataaatgtgacGAACACCAAATGGAGAAAAGAGCACACTCCCAAAGTCGAAGCACATTCTCAAAGGCTAAACTTTAATGATGATTATACTAATGAAAATGGCGTGGAGAACTCTCCAACAACGGGTTCAAATGTTGGGACTTATGGATCCATGAGGAAGGAAAAGGAGTGGAGAAGGACGTTGGCGTGCATGTTATTCGAGGAGCGACACAATGTGGATGGTGGTGAAGGGATGGACTCGTTGTGGGAGACATACGAAACGGATTCAACTAATCCTGAGTCGTCGAAGAAGAAGAACGATAAAAAGAAGAGTGAATTTGAATCCGATGAAGAGTATGACTATGAAGACGAGATGGAGGGCAATCTTTGTTGCTTACAAGCCATCAAATTGTCGGCAGGAAAGATGAATTTAGGCGTGGGAAAGCCTAATCTTGTTAAGTTTTCCAAGGCTGTCAAAGGGTTCGGATGGTTGCATCGAGTCGGCAAGAAGAACAAGAAGGTGCATAATAGTGGAGACAGATACTAG